One stretch of Oceanimonas pelagia DNA includes these proteins:
- a CDS encoding glutamate-5-semialdehyde dehydrogenase, protein MDLQHMGRAARDASYVLAEAGTHTKNAALEAMAEALESHAEVILAANAKDLDAARENGIGEAMLDRLMLNPGRLTAIADDVRNVIRLPDPVGAELESRVLENGMRLSRRRVPLGVVGVIYEARPNVTIDIAALCLKTGNASILRGGRETFHTNQELVKVIRHALAACALPEACVQYIGEPGREWVSGLLRLDQYVDMIIPRGGPGLHQLCKEQATIPVIIGGFGISHTYVDDSADLTRAIEVIDNAKTHRPSACNALDTLLVHEAVAAALLPALSARMAGKGVQLVACEQALPLLQQGPAAVRAAEEGDFDTEWLSLTLGVKLVSDVNAALAHLRAFNASHSDAILTNSLASAERFVNGAPSAAVYVNASTRFTDGAQFGLGAEVAVSTQKLHARGPMGLEELTSYKWVGQADYLIRR, encoded by the coding sequence ATGGACTTGCAACACATGGGCCGCGCCGCCCGCGACGCCTCGTATGTGCTGGCCGAGGCCGGTACCCACACCAAGAACGCCGCCCTCGAAGCCATGGCCGAGGCGCTGGAAAGCCATGCCGAGGTCATTCTCGCCGCCAATGCCAAGGATCTGGACGCCGCCCGGGAAAACGGCATTGGCGAGGCCATGCTGGATCGGCTGATGCTTAACCCCGGGCGGCTTACCGCCATTGCCGATGACGTGCGCAACGTGATACGGCTGCCGGATCCGGTGGGCGCCGAGCTGGAGTCCCGGGTGCTGGAGAACGGCATGCGGCTGTCCCGCCGCCGGGTGCCGCTGGGGGTAGTGGGGGTGATCTATGAGGCGCGCCCCAATGTCACCATCGACATCGCCGCCCTGTGCCTGAAAACCGGCAACGCCAGCATTTTGCGCGGCGGTCGCGAGACCTTTCATACCAACCAGGAGCTGGTGAAAGTCATTCGCCATGCGCTGGCGGCCTGTGCGCTGCCCGAGGCCTGTGTGCAGTACATCGGCGAGCCGGGCCGGGAGTGGGTCAGCGGCCTGCTCAGGCTCGACCAGTACGTGGACATGATCATTCCCCGGGGCGGCCCCGGCCTGCACCAGCTTTGCAAGGAGCAGGCCACCATTCCGGTGATCATCGGCGGCTTTGGCATCAGCCACACTTATGTGGACGACAGCGCCGATCTGACCCGCGCCATTGAGGTGATCGACAACGCCAAGACCCACAGACCCAGTGCCTGCAATGCCCTCGACACCCTGCTGGTGCACGAGGCGGTGGCTGCCGCACTGCTGCCTGCCCTGAGTGCCCGCATGGCCGGGAAAGGCGTGCAGCTGGTGGCCTGTGAGCAGGCGCTGCCGCTGCTGCAGCAGGGCCCGGCCGCGGTGCGCGCTGCTGAAGAGGGTGACTTTGACACCGAATGGCTGAGCCTGACCCTGGGCGTCAAACTGGTGAGCGACGTGAATGCCGCCCTGGCGCACCTGCGTGCCTTTAATGCCAGCCATTCCGACGCCATTCTGACCAACAGCCTGGCCAGTGCCGAGCGCTTTGTGAACGGTGCCCCGTCGGCGGCGGTCTATGTGAATGCATCCACCCGCTTTACCGACGGCGCCCAGTTCGGCCTGGGGGCCGAGGTGGCGGTATCGACCCAGAAGCTGCACGCCCGTGGCCCCATGGGGCTGGAAGAGCTGACCAGTTACAAGTGGGTGGGGCAGGCGGATTACCTGATCCGCCGGTAA
- a CDS encoding aminoacyl-histidine dipeptidase encodes MTSIRTLAPASLWGFFDTICSIPHPSGHEAALRRWITGWAEEQGLAVRQDDTGNLIIKKPASPGMENRRGVVLQAHLDMVPQANADTRHDFTRDPIRPRIDGDWVYATGTTLGADNGIGMAACLAVLADSRLTHGPLEVLLTVDEESGMTGAFGLQPGWLEGDILLNTDSEQDGDVYMGCAGGVDANITLPYEAETVPAGYQAFQLSITGLRGGHSGINIHEGRASATRLLAELLHAFSKLDKVRLASLEGGTLRNAIAREASALLLVPEAELASLQALLAHYQQQYATEFAGVDDFIRLKLSNAEPPARVMSEAMQQRLVRALLACPHGVMAMSRAMAGVVQTSTNLGVIETRDDHVHVQCLIRSLDDTGRNRVAAMTASAFELAGASVSFDGAYPGWQPDPDSPIMKLVLDTHKDVFGTLPAVRVIHAGLECGLFKRAYPHWDMISFGPTIQGAHSPDERVNIEAVARFWQLLIRVLEQIPARDN; translated from the coding sequence ATGACTTCCATTCGCACTCTGGCCCCCGCTAGCCTGTGGGGCTTTTTCGACACCATCTGCAGCATTCCCCACCCGTCGGGCCACGAGGCCGCCCTGCGCCGCTGGATCACCGGCTGGGCCGAAGAACAGGGGCTTGCCGTGCGCCAGGACGACACCGGCAACCTGATCATCAAAAAGCCCGCCAGCCCCGGCATGGAAAACCGCCGGGGCGTGGTGCTGCAGGCCCATCTCGACATGGTGCCCCAGGCCAATGCCGACACCAGACATGACTTCACCCGGGATCCCATTCGCCCGCGCATCGACGGCGACTGGGTATATGCCACCGGCACCACCCTGGGGGCTGATAACGGCATTGGCATGGCCGCCTGCCTGGCAGTGCTGGCCGACAGCAGACTCACCCACGGCCCGCTGGAGGTGCTGCTGACGGTCGACGAGGAAAGCGGCATGACCGGCGCCTTTGGCCTGCAGCCCGGCTGGCTTGAGGGCGATATCCTGCTCAACACCGATTCCGAGCAGGACGGCGATGTATACATGGGCTGCGCCGGCGGCGTGGACGCCAATATCACCCTGCCCTATGAAGCCGAAACGGTACCTGCCGGCTATCAAGCCTTTCAGCTTAGCATTACCGGCCTGCGTGGCGGTCACTCCGGTATCAATATTCATGAAGGCCGGGCCAGCGCCACCAGGCTGCTGGCCGAGCTGCTGCATGCCTTCAGCAAGCTCGACAAGGTCCGGCTGGCCAGCCTGGAGGGAGGTACCCTGCGCAACGCCATCGCCCGGGAAGCTTCGGCCCTGCTGCTGGTGCCCGAGGCCGAGCTGGCATCGCTGCAGGCCCTGCTGGCCCACTACCAGCAGCAATACGCCACCGAGTTTGCTGGTGTGGATGACTTTATTCGTCTTAAGCTGAGTAACGCCGAGCCCCCCGCCAGAGTGATGAGCGAGGCCATGCAGCAACGGCTGGTGCGCGCCCTGCTGGCCTGCCCCCACGGGGTGATGGCCATGAGCCGTGCCATGGCCGGCGTGGTGCAGACCTCCACCAACCTGGGCGTCATTGAAACCCGTGACGATCATGTGCATGTGCAGTGCCTGATCCGCTCCCTCGACGATACCGGCCGGAACAGAGTGGCGGCGATGACGGCGTCGGCCTTTGAACTGGCCGGGGCCTCGGTGTCGTTTGACGGCGCCTATCCGGGCTGGCAGCCCGATCCGGACTCACCCATCATGAAACTGGTGCTCGACACCCACAAAGACGTGTTCGGCACCCTGCCGGCGGTCAGGGTGATCCATGCCGGGCTGGAATGCGGCCTGTTCAAGCGCGCCTACCCGCACTGGGACATGATATCGTTCGGCCCCACCATTCAGGGGGCGCACTCTCCCGATGAACGGGTGAATATTGAAGCCGTGGCCCGCTTCTGGCAGCTGCTGATACGGGTGCTGGAACAAATACCTGCCCGCGACAACTGA
- the gpt gene encoding xanthine phosphoribosyltransferase — MSNKFVVTWDSFQREARKLAARQLPASQWKGIIAVSRGGLVPAAILARELGIRHVDTLCISSYDHNQQRDDLQVLKQVNGDGEGFLIVDDLVDTGNTARVIRELYPKAKFITVFAKPKGEPLVDDFEVRVGQDTWIEQPWDMSVTFVPPLCEQDQA; from the coding sequence ATGTCCAACAAATTCGTCGTCACCTGGGACTCATTTCAGCGCGAAGCCCGCAAGCTGGCCGCTCGCCAGCTGCCCGCCAGTCAGTGGAAAGGCATTATCGCCGTCAGCCGTGGCGGTCTGGTTCCGGCCGCCATTCTGGCCCGCGAGCTGGGCATTCGCCACGTGGATACCCTGTGCATCTCCAGCTACGATCACAACCAGCAGCGCGATGACCTGCAGGTGCTGAAGCAGGTAAACGGTGACGGCGAAGGTTTTCTGATCGTGGACGATCTGGTGGACACCGGCAACACCGCCCGGGTGATCCGCGAGCTCTACCCCAAGGCCAAGTTCATTACCGTGTTTGCCAAGCCCAAGGGCGAGCCGCTGGTGGATGACTTTGAAGTGCGGGTTGGTCAGGACACCTGGATTGAACAGCCCTGGGACATGAGCGTGACCTTTGTACCGCCCCTGTGCGAACAGGACCAGGCGTGA
- the crl gene encoding sigma factor-binding protein Crl, with protein MSTETVSHQKLLRVFTAIGPYLRSEQSTENSYFFDCLAVCASAKAAPEKREFWGWWLKLTPKSEQHFEFHYRLGFYDAEGQWQERDIPRKHEDEVARTLRDFYDKLATCLDELSLSAGPAPELGDKHLLSPV; from the coding sequence ATGAGTACTGAAACGGTGAGTCATCAGAAGCTGTTGCGCGTGTTTACGGCCATAGGTCCTTACCTGCGCAGCGAGCAGTCAACGGAAAACAGCTATTTCTTTGATTGTCTGGCGGTGTGCGCCAGCGCCAAGGCCGCGCCGGAAAAGCGCGAGTTCTGGGGCTGGTGGCTGAAATTGACGCCAAAGAGCGAGCAGCACTTTGAATTCCACTACCGGCTGGGTTTTTACGACGCCGAGGGGCAGTGGCAGGAGCGGGACATTCCCCGCAAACACGAAGACGAAGTGGCGCGTACCCTGCGCGATTTTTACGACAAGCTTGCCACCTGCCTCGATGAACTCTCCCTCAGTGCCGGCCCGGCGCCGGAGCTTGGTGACAAGCACCTGCTGAGCCCCGTCTGA
- a CDS encoding thioredoxin domain-containing protein gives MSRLKRLLGYGLMLLLVMTAVDLWRSRDLPASAEGLGELVTLDGKRVDLVAHSHNEPVLLYVWASWCGVCRLVSPMVDLVPGAVMTMAIASGSDQKVAAYLKDKGHDFAVINDENNRLARRLNIGVTPTLMVVHRGELKLATTGFTTLPGMMLRRWLVQIGD, from the coding sequence ATGAGCCGCCTTAAACGCCTGCTGGGATACGGGCTGATGTTGCTGCTGGTAATGACCGCGGTGGATCTGTGGCGCAGCCGGGATCTGCCCGCCTCGGCCGAGGGGCTGGGCGAGCTGGTCACGCTTGACGGCAAACGGGTGGATCTGGTGGCGCACAGCCACAATGAGCCGGTGCTGCTGTATGTGTGGGCCAGCTGGTGCGGCGTGTGCCGGCTGGTGTCCCCCATGGTGGATCTGGTGCCCGGGGCAGTGATGACCATGGCCATCGCTTCGGGCAGCGATCAAAAGGTTGCAGCCTACCTGAAGGACAAGGGCCACGATTTTGCAGTGATTAACGATGAAAACAACCGGCTGGCACGCCGCTTGAATATTGGTGTGACGCCCACCCTGATGGTGGTGCACCGGGGTGAGCTGAAACTGGCCACCACCGGCTTTACCACCCTGCCGGGCATGATGTTAAGGCGCTGGCTGGTTCAAATCGGGGATTAG
- a CDS encoding methyl-accepting chemotaxis protein: MNWLRSLTIAKRLYLNLLLLSLGILGVTLLMLWFFYQGLVEEKRVQAMRQVQSVVSLAGHYHALQQQGRLSDEQAREQAMAAIAGLRYGDNDYFWINDHHPRMILHPMKPELNGSDLSDFADPDGKRLFVEMVHRVEEAGQGFVHYLWPKPGHNAPVAKVSYVQLFKPWGWIIGTGIYIDDVETQLLALAGKVMSMMLGLGTLAVLVAIILIRSILNPVGQTVRALRDISHGEADLRRRLDESGRDEIAQLSQSFNQFCARLGDTVRKLSPISQEVNQASSRLSDIVRHNRSVSEQQSEETEQVATAMQEMLATSSEVARSAEQAAGASEESAQAAEQGSLRVADTREHASALVDELGQAQHRLGALAERTQTIGTVLEVIRTIAEQTNLLALNAAIEAARAGEQGRGFAVVADEVRELATRTQSSTNEIEQIIHGLQKESDDTVARMHALMQRAEQTRGSAVQAGEALATITERMALINDMNNQIATAAEQQRQTTEEMSRNLTRLSELADEVRSKTQETDHAGEALFSLGQRLANEVNGFKA; the protein is encoded by the coding sequence GTGAACTGGCTTCGCTCCCTCACTATCGCCAAACGGCTCTATCTCAACCTGCTGTTGCTGTCACTGGGCATTCTCGGCGTCACCCTGCTGATGCTGTGGTTCTTTTACCAGGGGCTGGTGGAAGAAAAACGGGTGCAGGCCATGCGCCAGGTGCAGTCGGTGGTCAGCCTGGCCGGCCACTATCATGCCTTGCAGCAGCAGGGCCGCCTTTCCGACGAGCAGGCCCGGGAGCAGGCCATGGCGGCCATTGCCGGGCTGCGCTATGGCGACAACGATTATTTCTGGATCAACGATCATCACCCGCGCATGATTCTGCACCCCATGAAACCCGAGCTCAACGGCAGCGATCTGAGCGACTTTGCAGATCCCGACGGCAAGCGGCTGTTTGTGGAAATGGTGCACCGGGTGGAGGAAGCCGGTCAGGGCTTTGTGCATTATCTCTGGCCCAAGCCGGGCCACAACGCCCCGGTTGCCAAGGTGTCTTATGTGCAGCTGTTCAAGCCCTGGGGCTGGATCATCGGTACCGGTATTTACATTGACGATGTGGAAACCCAGCTGCTGGCCCTGGCCGGCAAGGTGATGAGCATGATGCTGGGACTGGGCACGCTGGCGGTGCTGGTGGCGATTATTCTTATTCGCAGCATACTCAATCCGGTGGGCCAGACAGTGCGCGCCCTGCGCGATATTTCCCACGGAGAGGCGGATCTGCGCCGGCGGCTGGACGAAAGCGGCCGGGATGAAATCGCCCAGCTCAGCCAGAGCTTCAACCAGTTTTGCGCGCGCCTCGGCGACACGGTGCGCAAGCTCTCCCCCATCAGCCAGGAAGTCAACCAGGCCTCGAGCCGGCTGTCAGACATCGTCCGTCACAATCGCAGCGTGTCGGAGCAGCAGTCGGAAGAAACCGAGCAGGTGGCCACCGCCATGCAGGAAATGCTGGCCACCAGCAGCGAAGTGGCCCGCTCCGCCGAGCAGGCCGCCGGCGCCAGCGAGGAGTCGGCCCAGGCCGCCGAGCAGGGCTCGCTGCGGGTGGCCGATACCCGCGAGCATGCCTCGGCCCTGGTGGACGAGCTGGGCCAGGCCCAGCATCGGCTGGGGGCACTGGCCGAGCGCACCCAGACCATCGGCACCGTGCTGGAAGTCATTCGCACCATTGCCGAGCAGACCAACCTGCTGGCGCTGAACGCCGCCATTGAAGCGGCCCGGGCCGGCGAACAGGGCCGGGGCTTTGCGGTGGTGGCCGATGAGGTGCGCGAACTGGCCACCCGCACCCAGAGCTCCACCAACGAAATTGAGCAGATCATTCACGGCCTGCAAAAAGAATCGGACGACACCGTTGCCCGCATGCACGCCCTGATGCAGCGGGCCGAGCAGACCCGCGGCAGCGCGGTGCAGGCCGGCGAGGCCCTGGCCACCATTACCGAGCGCATGGCACTGATTAACGACATGAACAACCAGATTGCCACCGCCGCCGAGCAGCAGCGTCAGACCACGGAGGAAATGAGCCGCAACCTCACCCGGCTGAGCGAGCTGGCAGACGAGGTGCGCAGCAAGACCCAGGAAACCGACCACGCCGGGGAGGCCCTGTTCAGCCTGGGCCAGCGGCTGGCGAACGAGGTAAATGGCTTCAAAGCGTGA
- a CDS encoding protein-disulfide reductase DsbD family protein encodes MYRLFSLCLLLLASLTVHAADTGWLQSPDHPPVQVRLVQNGPLDNASGQYAALLQVKLADDWKTYWRSPGEGGIAPRLEWQDSTNVQALDWRWPLPDRFHLLGIETQGYQHDVNFPLFITPVNTGEPAVLNATLTLPSCTTICVLTEYSLALPLQADLALNETTNHHFQQALSRVPRPASRVQAGDWRWDAAKEKVAVTLINPEGWQDPTVFIDDTDTAVFSQPELQLAGERLDARFNVNSWDPGLNLDGVSLTVTVADTNLAEELEAVVTRGSLPAGGSGRPGLWLALGYALLGGLILNVMPCVLPVLGLKLNSLLLGQRSRAQVRRPLLLSATGILLSFWGLAAFMLVLTWSGAQLGWGIQFQQPGFIGFMLAVTALFSLNLFGLFEIQLPGRLSTWLATRSGGGGSHLIQGMFATLLATPCSAPFLGTAVAAALASSPLVLIAIFTGLGLGMALPWLLLAAFPGFVRFMPRPGPWMVKVKWLFGLMLLATSLWLLSLLSPTLGSTPSLLLGALLVVLPLWSLLRRHGARALIFGLAGISLAGAVLGGVALLTQDRWVSPANPELPWQPLDIARIEREVAAGNRVFVDITADWCITCQANKIGVIQRDPVYGALTRKDVVLMQGDWTRPDPVITDYLRAHGRAGIPFNQVFGPGSPNGQELEVLLTSDRVIAALEAAK; translated from the coding sequence GTGTACCGACTTTTTTCACTGTGTTTACTGCTGCTTGCCAGCCTCACCGTTCACGCCGCCGATACCGGCTGGCTGCAATCTCCCGACCATCCGCCGGTGCAGGTGCGGCTGGTGCAGAATGGTCCGCTGGATAACGCCAGCGGCCAGTACGCCGCTCTGCTGCAGGTAAAACTCGCCGACGACTGGAAAACCTACTGGCGCTCTCCCGGCGAAGGCGGCATTGCCCCCCGGCTGGAGTGGCAGGACTCCACCAATGTGCAGGCGCTGGACTGGCGCTGGCCCCTGCCCGACCGCTTTCACCTGCTGGGCATTGAAACTCAGGGCTACCAGCACGATGTCAACTTTCCGCTGTTTATCACCCCGGTAAACACCGGTGAGCCGGCGGTGCTGAACGCCACTCTGACCCTGCCAAGCTGCACCACCATCTGCGTGCTGACCGAGTACTCGCTGGCGCTGCCACTGCAGGCCGATCTGGCACTGAATGAAACCACCAACCACCATTTTCAGCAGGCGTTGTCCCGAGTGCCACGCCCGGCCAGCCGCGTACAGGCGGGCGACTGGCGCTGGGACGCGGCCAAAGAAAAAGTGGCCGTCACCCTGATAAATCCGGAAGGCTGGCAGGATCCCACCGTCTTTATCGACGATACCGACACCGCGGTATTCAGTCAGCCCGAGTTGCAGCTTGCCGGTGAGCGGCTGGACGCGCGCTTCAACGTCAACAGCTGGGATCCCGGGCTCAATCTCGACGGTGTCTCGCTGACCGTGACCGTGGCCGACACCAACCTGGCCGAAGAGCTCGAGGCCGTTGTCACTCGGGGCTCGCTGCCCGCCGGTGGCAGCGGTCGGCCCGGGCTGTGGCTGGCCCTGGGCTATGCCCTGCTGGGCGGGCTTATTCTCAATGTCATGCCCTGCGTGCTGCCGGTGCTCGGACTCAAACTCAACAGCCTGCTGCTGGGCCAGCGCAGCCGGGCCCAGGTACGCCGGCCGCTGCTGCTCTCCGCCACCGGCATTCTGCTGTCGTTCTGGGGGCTGGCCGCCTTTATGCTGGTGCTGACCTGGTCCGGAGCCCAACTGGGCTGGGGCATTCAGTTTCAGCAGCCGGGCTTTATCGGCTTTATGCTGGCGGTCACCGCCCTGTTCTCTCTCAACCTGTTTGGCCTGTTTGAAATTCAGCTGCCCGGCCGGCTCAGCACCTGGCTGGCCACCCGCTCCGGCGGAGGCGGCAGCCACCTGATACAGGGCATGTTTGCCACCCTGCTGGCCACTCCCTGCAGCGCCCCCTTTCTGGGCACGGCGGTGGCGGCGGCGCTGGCGTCCTCGCCGCTGGTGCTGATCGCCATCTTTACCGGCCTGGGACTGGGCATGGCTCTGCCCTGGCTGCTGCTGGCCGCCTTTCCGGGCTTTGTGCGCTTCATGCCCAGACCCGGCCCCTGGATGGTCAAGGTGAAATGGCTGTTCGGCCTGATGCTGCTGGCCACCAGCCTGTGGCTGCTGTCGCTGCTCTCCCCCACCCTGGGCAGCACCCCCAGCTTGTTGCTGGGCGCCCTGCTGGTGGTGCTGCCGCTGTGGTCGTTGCTGCGCCGCCACGGCGCACGTGCCCTGATCTTCGGCCTGGCCGGCATCAGCCTGGCCGGCGCCGTGCTCGGTGGCGTGGCCCTGCTGACCCAGGACCGCTGGGTCAGCCCGGCCAACCCGGAGCTGCCCTGGCAGCCGCTGGACATTGCCCGCATCGAGCGCGAAGTGGCCGCCGGCAACCGAGTGTTTGTGGACATAACCGCCGACTGGTGCATTACCTGCCAGGCCAACAAGATTGGCGTGATCCAGCGGGATCCGGTATACGGCGCGCTTACCCGCAAGGACGTGGTACTGATGCAGGGCGACTGGACTCGTCCCGATCCGGTGATCACCGACTACCTGCGCGCCCACGGCCGGGCCGGCATTCCCTTTAACCAGGTGTTTGGCCCGGGCTCACCGAACGGCCAGGAGCTGGAGGTGCTGCTGACCAGCGACAGGGTGATCGCCGCCCTGGAGGCGGCCAAATGA
- the proB gene encoding glutamate 5-kinase, whose translation MKGKTIVVKLGTSVLTGGTRHLDKAHMVELVRQCASLHRAGHRIIVVTSAAIAAGREHLGFPELAGTMANKQMLAAVGQTQLIQTWQSLFNIYGLHVGQLLLTRADLEDRERYLNARDSLRALLDHRIIPVINENDAVATNEIKVGDNDNLSARAAILAEADLLILLTDQRGLFTADPRNNPDAQLIEEVQTIDDTLRKLAGGSVSGLGTGGMATKLQAADVARRAGVDVVIATGQIPEVIGRLAAGDRVGTRFPALATPLESRKRWILAGPPPHGEIHVDAGAVSAVMAKGSSLLPKGIVRVEGRFRRGEAVRIVNPEGRELARGICRYDAQDLERIKGQHSDQIETLLGYGYGSVAIHRDDLVLL comes from the coding sequence ATGAAAGGCAAAACCATTGTTGTAAAACTGGGTACCAGTGTGCTCACCGGCGGCACCCGCCATCTCGACAAGGCGCACATGGTGGAGCTGGTGCGCCAGTGCGCCAGCCTGCACCGGGCCGGGCACCGCATTATTGTGGTGACCTCGGCGGCCATTGCCGCCGGGCGCGAGCACCTGGGCTTTCCCGAGCTGGCCGGCACCATGGCCAACAAGCAGATGCTGGCGGCGGTGGGGCAGACCCAGCTGATCCAGACCTGGCAGTCGCTGTTCAATATCTACGGCCTGCATGTGGGCCAGCTGCTGCTGACCCGGGCCGATCTGGAAGACAGAGAGCGCTACCTCAACGCCCGCGACAGCCTGCGTGCCCTGCTGGATCACCGTATTATTCCGGTGATCAACGAAAACGACGCCGTCGCCACCAACGAGATCAAGGTGGGCGACAACGACAACCTGTCGGCCCGGGCCGCCATTCTGGCCGAGGCCGATCTGCTGATCCTGCTCACGGATCAGCGTGGCCTGTTTACCGCCGATCCGCGCAACAACCCGGATGCCCAGCTGATCGAGGAAGTGCAGACCATAGACGACACCCTGCGCAAGCTGGCCGGCGGCAGCGTCAGCGGCCTGGGCACCGGCGGTATGGCCACCAAGCTGCAGGCCGCCGACGTGGCGCGTCGCGCCGGGGTGGACGTGGTGATCGCCACCGGCCAGATCCCCGAGGTGATTGGCCGGCTGGCCGCCGGCGATCGGGTAGGCACCCGTTTTCCTGCCCTGGCCACGCCGCTGGAGAGCCGCAAGCGCTGGATCCTGGCCGGGCCGCCGCCTCACGGCGAAATTCATGTGGACGCCGGCGCCGTCAGCGCGGTCATGGCCAAGGGCTCCAGTCTGCTGCCCAAGGGCATAGTGCGGGTGGAAGGGCGCTTTCGCCGGGGCGAGGCGGTGCGTATTGTCAACCCCGAGGGCCGGGAGCTGGCCCGGGGCATCTGCCGCTACGACGCCCAGGATCTGGAGCGGATCAAAGGACAACATTCAGACCAGATTGAGACTCTGCTGGGCTATGGCTACGGCAGTGTCGCCATTCACCGCGACGATCTGGTGCTTTTGTAG
- the frsA gene encoding esterase FrsA, with translation MTSQQSTLSERLFSPVQHAPETSTITFAGRRPNPFQPPAPYVDGADLPGFYRLQKRAFWHWQGIDSIEIEATLARMAAAPGPRSVDDWIDTVAEYRPGNWVFEWSRLGAEAQQKAQQATRDEDASVQFLAAARYFALASYPHLKGDRLALQAQLLANQAYREAGRRLPVPLKELRIPFNGKEVQGYLHLPATDRPLPLVIVSGSLDSLQLDFWHFYRRFLAPAGIAMLTVDMPGVGYSAHWPLVQDSSRLHQAVLHHVPSIPWVDERRVAMLGVRMGGNVAARLASLEPFRLRAVVTIAGAANLFFTERERFMRAPAMLRDCIANRLGMKSNDWEGVYQHCRGLSLKTQGLLGRKTPVPLLSIGHRHDFLCPEPEIQALAATSRGGEALVLDKLPLLQVYETSLARTRDWLLAHL, from the coding sequence ATGACGAGCCAGCAAAGCACCCTCAGCGAGCGGCTGTTTTCCCCCGTGCAGCACGCCCCGGAAACCTCCACCATCACCTTTGCCGGTCGCCGGCCAAACCCCTTCCAGCCGCCGGCTCCCTATGTGGACGGGGCCGATCTGCCCGGTTTTTACCGGCTGCAAAAGCGTGCCTTCTGGCACTGGCAGGGGATCGACAGCATCGAAATCGAGGCCACTCTGGCACGGATGGCGGCGGCACCGGGTCCGCGCAGCGTGGACGACTGGATTGATACCGTGGCCGAATACCGGCCCGGCAACTGGGTGTTTGAGTGGAGCCGGCTGGGCGCCGAGGCGCAGCAGAAGGCACAACAGGCCACCCGCGATGAAGACGCCAGCGTGCAGTTTCTGGCGGCGGCGCGTTATTTTGCCCTGGCCAGTTACCCGCACCTGAAGGGCGACCGGCTGGCGTTGCAGGCCCAGTTGCTGGCCAACCAGGCCTACCGGGAAGCGGGCCGGCGGCTGCCGGTGCCGCTGAAGGAGCTGCGCATTCCCTTTAACGGCAAGGAGGTGCAGGGTTACCTGCATCTGCCCGCCACCGACCGGCCGCTGCCGCTGGTGATTGTCAGCGGCAGCCTCGACAGCCTGCAGCTCGACTTCTGGCATTTTTACCGGCGTTTTCTGGCGCCCGCCGGCATCGCCATGCTCACCGTCGACATGCCCGGGGTGGGTTACTCTGCTCACTGGCCGCTGGTGCAGGACAGCAGCCGGCTGCACCAGGCCGTGCTGCATCATGTGCCCAGCATTCCCTGGGTGGATGAGCGCCGGGTGGCCATGCTGGGGGTGCGCATGGGCGGCAATGTGGCCGCGCGGCTGGCCAGCCTGGAGCCGTTCCGGCTGCGGGCGGTGGTCACCATTGCCGGTGCCGCCAACTTGTTCTTTACCGAACGCGAGCGTTTTATGCGGGCGCCGGCCATGCTGCGGGACTGCATCGCCAATCGCCTGGGCATGAAAAGCAACGACTGGGAAGGGGTCTATCAGCACTGTCGCGGCCTGTCGCTCAAGACCCAGGGGTTGCTGGGACGCAAAACCCCGGTGCCCCTGCTCAGCATTGGCCATCGCCACGACTTTCTCTGCCCCGAGCCCGAGATCCAGGCGCTGGCCGCCACCAGTCGCGGCGGCGAGGCGCTGGTGCTCGACAAGCTGCCGCTGCTGCAGGTGTATGAAACCTCGCTGGCCCGGACCCGGGACTGGCTGCTAGCCCATCTTTAA